In Candidatus Bathyarchaeota archaeon, the sequence GAGTTCAACGCTTCTACAAGCTATGACCCTGATGGACTAATTGTTAGTTGTTTTTGGGATTTTGGTGATGGAACTAACGCATCCGGAATGGTTGTTGATCATGTATATTCTATTAATGAAACTTTCACTGTTACGTTGACGGTGACAGATGATGACGGTGCATCGAATTCGGTGCAAGCCACCAAAACCATCCTTGGAGGCAGGCGCGATATTGCGATAATAAATGTCACACCGTCGGCTACTGCGGTTTACAAGCATCAAGTTCTCAATGTCTCCGTTGTTGTGAAGAACGAGGGAACAGAGATTGAAACATTCAACGCTACTCTCTATGCATCGGAAGTCCACGGATGGCATCTAATCGACATAGACGGCCACCTTGTATGGTATTCAGACGCTGAAAACTCGGGAGATTTTCTCCTAGCAACTTCAATTAGCATTCCAACTGACAACCCCGTGTTGACTTTTGAAACCAAATATAACGTCGAGTATCTCTACGATTTCGGGTTCGTTCAAATATCCATAGATGAAGGGGCGACATGGGCTTCCCTAGAAAACGCGTACACCACACACGAACATATGCTTGACACGGATTCGAACACTATTGCAAATCTTCCAGGACTCACTGGAACGAGTGAAGACTGGCCAGAGTGGATGACAATGACGTTCAATCTGAGCGACTATGGTGGAGAGAATGTACTTCTAGGTTTTCGCTATATGACTGACCTAGGACACCTCGAAGAGGGTTGGTACATTAACAACGTAACTATTAATGGAGTTATCATATCTAACCAAGCCTTCGAACAACTCAACTCGCCTGCACTTATCGCAATCCAAACACGTACGGTGACTAACTTGACTCCCGGCGGTCAAATAATATTAATTTTCTCTTGGAATACAACAAATACGCTAAGTGGCAAATACTCCATAAGTGCAACTATAGATACTATTACGGGTGAGATCGACACCATCGACAACATCTATGTCGATGGCATTGTGCAAGTGAAGATGAATCCCGATATAGACGGCGACGGAGATGTGGATATTTTCGATGTTGTTGCTGTTACTGGAATCTACGGATGTTCAGAAGGAGAGGCTTGCTGGAACCCAAAGGCCGACCTAGTAGAAGATGGAGTAATAAACATTTACGATGTTGTTATAGTCGCGATCCACTATGGCCAAACTATTCAATTTTGAAAACAAAGGTCTGAGCAATTCCAATCCACAATTCGCTAGAGACGTGCACTGCAGTGATTCCTATCTGTCTTTTCTTCATCAATGTGTATCTACATAGCGGCTTTCATAATCATGTCCTCAAAAATAACTCGTCCGAAGGCGTAAAGCTCCTACAACTAGGTAGAGTGAGGTGTTTTTGCCAATCAAACCTTGAAATATTCCTGTTGTTCTTCTCTTTTTTTGCTCATATAGAAAAGCCGCCGCGTTGCAAGCGATATAATTGCTACAGTAAGGAATAAATGGAATCTACAACACTTTTTTTATGTTTCTTTGAATTGCACACAGGGGAACTCTATTTCTGACACGCAACGTAATCGTTCCTATCCAAGTTTTAAGTTAATGTGCCTTTCCAAAATTTTATGCACTAATTTCTCCAGCATCTTCTTTTGTTCGTTAACCTTTTTCAGTAGTTGTTTTTGCTCTTTTACCAGTGTATCTAGCCTAGCTCCAGCTACATCTTTTCTTTTTCGCAGTTCCTCGAATCTCCCTTGTAGTTGTTTGGCTTTTCTTTGTGCTACTTGTGTTTCCTTTGAATAGATCAACTGCTGATTTAAAGAAAAAGCGTGTGTACAGTCTTGATGCAAGCTATCCAATTTATTTTTGTTCAGAATTGCATTGATTTCCTCTATGCTCTTTCTCAAACGGCTACTCTTCAGCTTGAGTTTTCCTCCATCCATCGCCCGTTCTATCTTTCTTAATATACTTTTAAGCGTCGGGTAACTAGGCTTTTCGGTAGCAAAAGCAATAAACGAATCTTCCAAGTACTGGCTAAGCTTTTCTATCTCTTCTGTGGAAAGAGTGTACCCTGGACCCCTTGTCAGATTTGCAAACTTCATGAAAGGTTTTTGAAGATGCCTCAAATCGTATTTCACCTGTTTTCTTAGCTGTTGAATTTTCTGGTTCATTTCAGCAAGATCGCCGAGTTCCGCACTGCTTTTGACAGATTCGATGTTTTTTTCGTTTTCTTCCATCTTTTGCTGAAGAATTTGCATCTTCTCTTCAATACTCGCTCTGTGTCCTTCATACTTGCTTGATTCGTCTAATAATCTCATCATTTCATCAGCCTCCAAAAACAGTCTCTCTATGGCTTCTGCCTTTGAATATTCAGTTGACAAAAAATTACCTAACTCTGAGATGGAACCTACTAATCTAGTGAATGCGAAGTCAACTTTTTTTCTCGTAATTATGAACAAGGGGGAAATTCGGGGAAACCAAGCATTCCTTTCTCGCGCAACATAAGAAAACATTTTCTCTAAATCTTTATGCAGCTTATGTAGTTCACTGAAGGCCATTTTGTCTGGAAAGGCTATTTTGTCGATTTGTTTCTGAAAATATCTGGAAAGCTTTTCTGTAACTCTAGCTTTGCGGGCTGCCTTTCCTCTTTCCATTTCTCTAGTTCCTTCTTCTGTCAGTTTCTCACAAGCTTTGCGAGCATTGTCAAGTCTCTCCTTTATTTTGTCAACTAATTTCTTAGCTTGCTCGTTAAGAGGCTGCAAAATGTTCGCTGTTTCGTCTCTAAGCCACTGTTTGAATTCTTTGATCTGTATCTTAGAGGTTATGGAAATTATTATCACTTCCATAATTGCTGTCTAACTCTAAAAATATGCAAAGTGGTTATTTAGGGATTTCCGCAAATTACTTAAGGCAGCGTAATTGAAGGTTTATGTGGACTGTTAATAGATAATTATGTTTCATTTGGCTTTTTTATCTTAGCATAATCTGGCTTCTTATTGGTGGCAACCCAAAAGTTTAACAATTCAGCAATAGCCAAGGCTAAAATATCTTAAGCCTCCAGCGTCTAAAATGAGTCAAGGAGTGTTGGGCCATGGGAAAAGTTTCAGAAATCCTTGCTAGCGTATGTAAAGAAAATAGGAAAAACCTCCTAGAGCCTGAAGCCAAGACTATTTGTCAAGAGTATAACATTCCAGTCACGCGATTTGAAGTAGCTAAGAGAGAGGAGGAGGCAGTGAAGTTTGCTGAAGAAATAGGCTTTCCTGTTGTGCTAAAAATTGTTTCACCTGATATTATTCACAAATCTGATGTAGGCGGTGTTATGCTAGACCTGAAAACTGGTCCCGAGGTGGAAAGAGCTTACAGAACAATTCTGGCAAATGTGAATAATCATCAGCCAAGCGCGAAAATATCCGGTATCCTAGTACAAGAAATGGCTCCATCCTCAACAGAAGTCATAATAGGCGCCATTAAAGATGATCAGTTTGGTCCAACACTAATGTTCGGCCTCGGCGGAATCTTCGTAGAAATTCTAAAAGATGTGGCTTTTCGCATTGCTCCAGTGACAAAACAAGAAGCCGAGTTAATGATCACTGAGATAAAAGCCTACCCAGTTTTGAAAGGATACAGAAATCAGCCGCCCTTAGACATTAACACCATAGCAGAAATAATAGTCAACACTTCAAAACTTGTGACAGATCACCAAGAAATAAAGGAATTAGACCTTAACCCGATTATGGTTTATGAGAAGGGAGCAAAAACGGTTGATGCAAGAATCATACTTGAATAAGCCTGTTTCAAACTCATCGATAAACGGATTTTCCTCAACATTCTCCATTCAACCGACAGCACGTATTTTCGTGCGCCTAGATGGTAGATGTGCATGCGCGATTCGTCGACTTGCCATTGGAAATTGGATCAACTGAAAGTGAAAGAGGCAAAAAAATTGTCTGATGAACTAATAGAGAAAATAAAAAAACTAAACCAACAACTCAAACCTCTTAAACAGCAACGAGACTCTTTCAACAAAGAAACGGAGCAATGGGCAGAAAAAAGAAACGCGATCCACAAACAAATTAAGGACTTGCGATTGGAGGCTGCAAACACTAGAGAAAGACGTGACGCAATAAATGCCAGAGTAAAAACATTAAAGATGCAAAGAGACCAGACAAGAGAGCTAATGAAAAAGAAAATTAAAGAAATCAAACAACTCAAAGAAAAGTTGCAGCTTCTGAACGCAAAGAAACCAAAACAGACTGCCAACACTCTAAGGAAAGAAAAAGAGGAAATTGAATGGAAGATTCAAACAACCTCCTTAACACTTCAGGAAGAAAAACCCCTCGTTGAAAAGGCAAATCGACTTGAAATCCAACTAGACATCTACCAAAAAATAAGTGACACAAAAGAGAAAATCACAAAATTACAAGACAAAATAAAAGCAATGGACAAAGAAGCGAAACTTTTCCACACACGACTTTCAGAACTGGCCGACCAAAGCCAAGAACTCCACAAGAAAATGATGGAAACCATAGACAAAGCAAAAGCATTACAACCCGAATCAGACCACTATCACCAAGTTTTCCTCCAAAGAAAGCAGAAATCACAGAATATCCGCGAAGAATATATCGCGGTCGAAAGGAAGGTTAAAGCACTAAAAAAAGGGTTAGCTGAAACTGAAGAAAAAGAAAGAACACTGAAGCAAGAAGAGATGCGAAAGAAGTTGAAAGCGAAAGCGTTGAAAGAACTAGAACAAGGCAAAAAACTAACGCTTGAAGAATTCAAGCTCTTGGCGGAAGAAGAGACCTAATTTACGCGTGCGGAACCCATGGCAAACCAGTTAACTAGGGCAGTCACATGAGACAGCAACCAGTCAGATAATGTTCAGTGACACAGATTAAGTCTCACAAGCGAAACCTAGTCATTTCTGTAGACACCGGGAATCCCCAAAGCCTCTATAGTAGATGCTTAGGAAACCTGCGGTGTTGGGCTTTTCTTAACGTTAACTTCCTCCAGAAAAAAGTTCTTGAAAACAACCGCGCGCATTTCACACTTGCAAAGGGTCCATATCTGAAAGCCTGAATGTAACAAAAGATAGGGGGAGGGGGTAGGTGTGTGGGCCAATGAGAACTCCTTACCTGAAAACTGAAATGCGACTCGAAACCCCAGCGGAATACAATGTACTTCGCAACGAATTGTTATCTTTTATGATTCTCCACGCGTTCAGTTTAATGAATTTGTCTGAAAAATCACTATTTCTGCCATTGACATTGAACAGTTGCACGATCCAATTGAAATCACGTTTGCTGATAGAGCACAAACTTTCCAAAACCCACAACAATCTGAATAAATTATGGAATGTTTAATCACCTAAAGCCGCCTAAAGCGACGTTCATCCTCAAGCTACATATTCTGCCGCGGTTGAGAATGTTTAGTCTAATTCAGATAGAAGACTTCCTCACTGCACGTTTTGACGCATGAAAGTTCAGGCTTCTGCATACAGCACAAGGATTTCCAAGAATATAGCGATACGCCTAGATGCACTCCACCATTTAGTTTCTGTGGTTGACGTTTAAGTTTAACCCCTAGCTTGGCAGAAAGAAACTAGTCTGGTTTTTGTACGTGTATGGCTTGGTGTCCATTGTTTGCCAATCTCTATGAGGTTTTTCAGTCCGATGACTTGGAAAGGGTCTTGCTACCCGTCGTGTTTCCAGCACACTAAAAGGTCAGATCCTCTTTCTGCACCTGCTGCGAATAATCATTGGTAAGAATGACGTCATGGTCTTCAGAAGGCCTAAAAAGTTTAGTTTAAATCCTAGAGTTACAGGTTAAACACTTATAATACACACGAAATCTCTTATTAATAGAACATAAAGTTAAAGTTGCGACAACCTACAAAGAAAAGTGGAAACTCTCTATGGCTTCAAAAGAAAAAGAAGAAAGACTACTGATTTTATGCGTTGACCGAGACGGTGACATAGGCACCAAGACAGAAGATAAAACCCCCATACTAGGCAGAGAGAAAAATCTTGATGCCGCTGTTTCACTAGCCTTAGAAGATCCTGAAGAGCCAGATGCCAACGCCATGTTTGAAGCTGTGAGAGTTTACGACCAACTTAAAAAGCAAGGCCAACGACATGAAAAATTTCAAATAGCCACAATCTCTGGCTCACAGTTGCTCGGTGTCGACGCAGACCGGAAACTGGTCAGAGAACTAAAACAAGTTTTAAAAGTTTTTCCAGCCAACAGCGTCATCCTCGTAACTGATGGATACTCAGATGAGGCGGTACTCCCCTTGGTTGAATCGAGGGTGCCTGTCACGTCGGTTCGAAGAATTATCATCAAACACAGCAAATCCATTGAAGAAACTGTAGCACTTTTCGGTAAATATCTTAAGATGCTCACAGAAACCCCTCGATACTCAAGAATCGCCCTCGGAGTTCCAGGACTCTTGCTAATAATTTTAGCCATCATGTATCTTGGGGGCTGGCTATACTACACGTGGATAGCCTTTCTCCTAGTCTTGGGAGTTGTTTTTCTTGTCAAAGGATTCGGTATTGACAAAGCAACGATGAACTTTCTTCGGTGGATCAGAGAATACGAGCCTCCTCCACTTCCAGTTCAGATTGCAGGCTTTGCCTTTGCTGGAGGGATCATAGCCGCTGCTGTCGGAATATTTCTTGGAATAAACGGAGCAACGACATATTATTCAAGTCTTAGTACCCCTCCGACAACTCTGGATGCATGGCTAGGTCTGCTGCCAAGGTTTACAGGTGAGTTTATTGGGCAAGGCATATACCTAATAGTCATTGGAATTTGTGTAGTATTATCTGGAAGAGCAATCCATTGGTATTTCAAGCGAGACATTCGACTTCTACGCACATTAGTTATTACTGTTGTGATCGCTTGGTCTTCACAAATATTTAAGCAAGTTTCAGAAATTCTTATTGATCCTACAGTGGCATGGGCAGAACTCGTTTTCACAATATTTGTTGGTATATTGTTGGCTATTGCAATTTCTCTTGTAGCTCTTGTAATTAATATAAAATATAGCAGCTTTTTCAAGAAGAGGAAAAAGAAACTTGAAGAATTTGAGCAAGGCTAGTATAGCTCTTATTGGGGGTAGTGGTTTAGAAGG encodes:
- a CDS encoding acetate--CoA ligase family protein; its protein translation is MGKVSEILASVCKENRKNLLEPEAKTICQEYNIPVTRFEVAKREEEAVKFAEEIGFPVVLKIVSPDIIHKSDVGGVMLDLKTGPEVERAYRTILANVNNHQPSAKISGILVQEMAPSSTEVIIGAIKDDQFGPTLMFGLGGIFVEILKDVAFRIAPVTKQEAELMITEIKAYPVLKGYRNQPPLDINTIAEIIVNTSKLVTDHQEIKELDLNPIMVYEKGAKTVDARIILE
- a CDS encoding DUF373 family protein, translating into MASKEKEERLLILCVDRDGDIGTKTEDKTPILGREKNLDAAVSLALEDPEEPDANAMFEAVRVYDQLKKQGQRHEKFQIATISGSQLLGVDADRKLVRELKQVLKVFPANSVILVTDGYSDEAVLPLVESRVPVTSVRRIIIKHSKSIEETVALFGKYLKMLTETPRYSRIALGVPGLLLIILAIMYLGGWLYYTWIAFLLVLGVVFLVKGFGIDKATMNFLRWIREYEPPPLPVQIAGFAFAGGIIAAAVGIFLGINGATTYYSSLSTPPTTLDAWLGLLPRFTGEFIGQGIYLIVIGICVVLSGRAIHWYFKRDIRLLRTLVITVVIAWSSQIFKQVSEILIDPTVAWAELVFTIFVGILLAIAISLVALVINIKYSSFFKKRKKKLEEFEQG